A single window of Ovis aries strain OAR_USU_Benz2616 breed Rambouillet chromosome 24, ARS-UI_Ramb_v3.0, whole genome shotgun sequence DNA harbors:
- the FLYWCH1 gene encoding FLYWCH-type zinc finger-containing protein 1: protein MPLPEPSEQEGESVKAGQEPSPEPPEPGTDVVLEAPVKPMEFSELVLLAASTESSDGVDTQPEEVHCVLTLEMADPDTLAGTPQILPVEEQCAVVQPRPQTQALKPSKPNIVTQPLEFLRTPFGGRLLVLESFLYKQEKAVGDKVYWKCREHTELGCRGRAITRGPRATIMRGHCHPPDEEGLEARRQRQKRPGPALPEGLAGSQGPGSGVEEPLEGAGPWLCPVEPEPTPGPLLSYLAPEEDEGLRALALLRLPPKKRSTLGSRGPPPLEFLRTCYGGSFLVHQSFLYKREKAVGDKVYWTCRDHTQHGCRSRAITQGRRVTVMRGHCHAPDLEGLKARRQQERAMAALRAQPGGPGGPEDKPLQGVDSLLYRRGPGPLTLTRPRPRKRPMANDEDLPAEPQGEEDKDEDPGGPEFLRTPLGGSFLVYESFLYRREKAAGEKVYWTCRDQARMGCRSRAITQGRRVTVMRGHCHPPDLGGLEALRQREKRPGTAQQGSPGLLNEGPWPSSTFDGPTGPVSDPFPEDLAITQGPRVMVMRRHCHPPDLGGLEALRQRDQLPTPAQREGSEAPQPLEFLRTSLGGRFLVYESFLYRKEKAAGEKVYWMCRDQARKGCRSRAITQGPRVTVMRGHCHPPDLAGLEALRRREQLPGPAQQEDPEKVKLLPEVQLCFESCAPECQQSFGKVESTQLDSESQ, encoded by the exons ATGCCCCTGCCCGAGCCCAGCGAGCAGGAGGGCGAGAGCGTGAAGGCAGGCCAGGAGCCCTCCCCTGAGCCCCCTGAGCCAGGCACAGATGTCGTCCTCGAAGCCCCCGTGAAGCCCATGGAGTTCTCTGAACTGGTCCTCCTGGCGGCCTCCACTGAGAGCAGCGATGGAGTGGACACCCAGCCTGAAGAAGTGCACTGCGTCCTCACCCTGGAGATGGCTGACCCCGATACCCTGGCCGGCACTCCCCAGATCCTGCCAGTAGAGGAACAGTGTGCGGTGGTCCAGCCAAGGCCCCAGACCCAGGCGCTGAAACCCAGCAAGCCAAACATCG TCACCCAGCCCCTGGAGTTCCTGAGGACCCCGTTTGGGGGCCGCCTGCTGGTGCTGGAGTCCTTCCTGTACAAGCAGGAGAAGGCCGTGGGGGACAAGGTGTACTGGAAGTGCCGCGAGCACACTGAGCTGGGCTGTCGGGGCCGGGCCATCACCCGCGGCCCGCGGGCCACGATCATGCGGGGACACTGCCACCCGCCCGACGAGGAGGGCCTGGAGGCCCGGCGCCAGAGACAGAAGCGGCCTGGCCCGGCCCTGCCCGAGGGCTTGGCGGGTTCCCAGGGCCCCGGCAGCGGGgtggaggagcccctggagggggCGGGCCCGTGGCTGTGCCCTGTGGAGCCAGAGCCGACCCCAGGCCCGCTGCTGAGCTACCTGGCCCCCGAGGAGGACGAGGGGCTCCGAGCCCTGGCGCTACTGAGATTGCCCCCGAAGAAACGCTCGACGCTGGGGAGCA GAGGGCCCCCGCCCCTGGAGTTCCTGCGGACCTGCTATGGGGGCAGCTTCCTGGTGCACCAGTCCTTCCTGTACAAGCGGGAGAAGGCCGTGGGGGACAAGGTGTACTGGACGTGCCGCGACCACACGCAGCACGGCTGCCGCAGCCGCGCCATCACCCAGGGCCGGCGGGTGACGGTGATGCGGGGCCACTGCCACGCGCCCGACCTGGAAGGCCTGAAGGCCCGGCGGCAGCAGGAGCGGGCCATGGCGGCGCTGCGGGCCCAGCCGGGCGGCCCCGGGGGCCCAGAGGACAAGCCGCTCCAAGGTGTGGATAGCCTGCTCTACCGCAGAGGGCCCGGGCCCCTAACTCTCACCAGGCCCCGGCCCAGGAAGCGCCCGATGGCCAACGACGAGGACCTCCCGGCTGAGCCCCAGGGCGAGGAGGACAAGGACGAGGACCCGG GAGGCCCCGAGTTCCTGAGGACCCCTCTGGGGGGCAGCTTCCTGGTGTACGAGTCCTTCCTCTACCGGCGGGAGAAGGCGGCTGGGGAGAAGGTGTACTGGACGTGCCGGGACCAGGCCCGCATGGGCTGCCGCAGCCGTGCCATCACCCAGGGCCGGCGGGTGACGGTGATGCGAGGGCACTGCCACCCGCCCGACCTGGGGGGCCTGGAGGCGCTGCGGCAGCGGGAGAAACGCCCGGGCACAGCCCAGCAAGGAAGCCCAG GGCTGCTCAATGAGGGTCCTTGGCCCTCCTCCACCTTCGACGGCCCCACAGGGCCTGTGTCTGACCCTT TTCCTGAGGACCTCGCCATCACCCAGGGCCCGCGGGTCATGGTGATGCGCAGACACTGCCACCCGCCCGACTTGGGGGGCCTGGAGGCGCTGCGGCAACGGGACCAGCTCCCCACCCCGGCCCAGAGGGAAGGCTCAG aagccccccagcccctggagtTCCTGAGGACTTCCCTCGGAGGCCGGTTCCTGGTGTACGAGTCCTTCCTCTACAGGAAGGAGAAGGCGGCCGGGGAGAAGGTGTACTGGATGTGCCGGGACCAGGCCCGAAAGGGCTGCCGCAGCCGCGCCATCACCCAGGGCCCGCGGGTGACGGTGATGCGAGGGCACTGCCACCCGCCCGACCTGGCGGGCCTGGAGGCGCTGCGGCGGCGGGAGCAGCTCCCCGGCCCGGCCCAGCAGGAGGACCCAG AAAAGGTAAAACTTCTGCCTGAAGTTCAACTGTGCTTCGAGAGTTGTGCTCCTGAATGCCAGCAGAGTTTTGG GAAGGTGGAAAGTACACAGCTTGACAGTGAGTCCCAGTGA
- the KREMEN2 gene encoding kremen protein 2, which yields MGTRAPKALLLLLLLRLLPPRGASAGSLQSPGLSECFQVNGADYRGHQNRTGPRGAGRPCLYWDQTQQHSYSSASDPQGRWGLGAHNFCRNPDGDVQPWCYVAETEEGIYWRYCDIPTCHMPGYLGCFVDSGAPPALSGPSGTSTKLTVQVCLRFCRMKGYQLAGVEAGYACFCGSESDLARGRPAPATDCDQICFGHPGQLCGGDGRLGIYEVSVGSCQGNWTAPQGVIYSPDFPDEYGPDRNCSWVLAPPGAALELAFRLFELADPRDRLELRDATSGSLLRAFDGARPPPPGPLRLRAAALRLTFRSDARGHAQGFALTFQGLQDADADPAPLEGSTQTPAAPLDGANVSCSPGPGAPEASMGAQVFSTVTAVSVLLLLVLSLLRLLRGRGCLLAPGKGSPTLGPSRDPTRSWAVWYRRPRGVALPCPPGDPQVEGLTASYRPLSASSQSSLRSLISAL from the exons ATGGGGACACGGGCCCCCAAggccctgctcctcctcctcttgctcCGGCTGTTGCCGCCACGCGGAGCCTCGGCGGGGAGCCTGCAGAGCCCAG GCCTGTCCGAGTGCTTCCAGGTGAACGGCGCCGACTACCGCGGCCACCAGAACCGCACAGGCCCCCGCGGGGCCGGCCGCCCGTGCCTCTACTGGGACCAGACGCAGCAGCACAGTTACAGCAGCGCCAGCGACCCCCAGGGCCGCTGGGGGCTGGGCGCGCACAACTTCTGCCg TAACCCAGACGGTGACGTGCAACCATGGTGCTACGTGGCCGAGACGGAGGAGGGCATTTACTGGCGCTACTGCGATATCCCCACGTGTCACA TGCCTGGGTACCTGGGCTGCTTTGTGGACTCTGGGGCACCTCCAGCCCTCAGCGGCCCCAGTGGCACCTCGACAAAGCTCACCGTCCAGGTGTGCCTTCGCTTCTGCCGCATGAAGGGCTACCAG TTGGCAGGTGTGGAGGCCGGCTACGCCTGTTTCTGTGGCTCTGAAAGCGACCTGGCCCGAGGACGCCCGGCTCCGGCCACTGACTGTGACCAGATCTGCTTCGGCCACCCGGGCCAGCTGTGTGGTGGCGATGGGCGCCTGGGTATCTATGAAG TGTCCGTGGGCTCCTGCCAGGGGAACTGGACCGCACCCCAGGGTGTCATCTACTCCCCGGACTTCCCGGACGAGTACGGGCCGGATCGTAACTGTAGCTGGGTGCTGGCCCCTCCGGGCGCCGCGCTGGAGCTCGCCTTCCGCCTCTTCGAGCTGGCCGACCCGCGTGACCGGCTGGAGCTGCGCGACGCCACCTCGGGCAGCCTGCTCCGCGCCTTCGACGGCGctcggccgccgccgccgggccCGCTGCGCCTGCGCGCCGCCGCGCTGCGGCTCACTTTCCGCAGCGATGCGCGCGGCCACGCGCAGGGCTTCGCGCTCACCTTCCAGG GGCTGCAGGACGCCGACGCCGACCCGGCGCCCCTCGAGGGCTCGACTCAGACCCCAGCAGCGCCCCTCGACGGGGCCAACGTGAGCTGCAGCCCCGGGCCTGGCGCTCCAGAGGCCTCGATGGGGG CCCAGGTCTTCTCGACGGTGACGGCCGTCTCGGTGCTGCTACTGCTGGTGCTGTCGCTGCTGCGCCTGCTGCGCGGACG GGGCTGCCTGCTGGCTCCGGGTAAAGGGTCCCCAACGTTGGGGCCTTCCCGGGACCCCACAAGAAGCTGGGCCGTTTGGTACCGCCGGCCTCGAGGGGTGGCCCTGCCCTGTCCTCCCGGGGACCCCCAGGTTGAGGGTTTAACCGCGAGTTACCGGCCCTTGAGCGCCTCCAGCCAGAGTTCCCTGCGTTCACTCATCTCTGCTCTCTGA
- the PAQR4 gene encoding progestin and adipoQ receptor family member 4 isoform X2 has translation MAFLAGPRLLDWASSPPHLQFNKFVLTGYRPASSGSGCLRSLFYMHNELGNIYTHGALPIIHCTLACRPWLRPAALLGYTLLSGVAGWRALTAPSTSARLRAFGWQAGARLLVFGARGAGLGSGAPGSLRCYLRMDALALLGGLVNVARLPERWGPGRFDYWGNSHQIMHLLSVGSILQLHAGVVPDLLWAARHTCLPD, from the exons ATGGCGTTCCTGGCCGGGCCTCGCCTGCTTGACTGGGCCAGCTCGCCGCCTCACCTGCAGTTTAACAAGTTCGTGCTCACTGGCTACCGGCCGGCCAGCAGCGGCTCGGGCTGCCTTCGTAGCCTCTTCTACATGCACAACGAGCTGGGCAACATCTACACGCACG GGGCCCTGCCCATCATCCACTGCACCCTGGCCTGCCGGCCCTGGCTGCGCCCCGCTGCCCTGCTGGGCTACACCCTGCTGTCGGGTGTAGCTGGTTGGCGGGCCCTCACCGCCCCCTCCACCAGTGCCCGGCTCCGCGCCTTTGGCTGGCAGGCTGGCGCTCGCCTCCTGGTGTTTGGGGCCCGGGGAGCGGGGCTGGGCTCCGGGGCTCCAGGCTCCCTGCGCTGCTACTTGCGCATGGATGCGCTGGCACTGCTTGGGGGGCTGGTGAACGTGGCCCGCCTGCCGGAGCGCTGGGGACCTGGCCGCTTCGACTACTGGGGTAACTCGCACCAGATCATGCACCTGCTCAGCGTGGGCTCTATCCTCCAGCTGCATGCTGGCGTCGTGCCCGACCTGCTCTGGGCTGCCCGGCATACCTGCCTCCCGGACTGA
- the PAQR4 gene encoding progestin and adipoQ receptor family member 4 isoform X1: MAFLAGPRLLDWASSPPHLQFNKFVLTGYRPASSGSGCLRSLFYMHNELGNIYTHGLALLGFLVLLPMTMPWGQLGEDGWLWGTHCVACLAPPAGSVLYHLFMCHRGGSPVYTRLLALDMCGVCLINTLGALPIIHCTLACRPWLRPAALLGYTLLSGVAGWRALTAPSTSARLRAFGWQAGARLLVFGARGAGLGSGAPGSLRCYLRMDALALLGGLVNVARLPERWGPGRFDYWGNSHQIMHLLSVGSILQLHAGVVPDLLWAARHTCLPD; encoded by the exons ATGGCGTTCCTGGCCGGGCCTCGCCTGCTTGACTGGGCCAGCTCGCCGCCTCACCTGCAGTTTAACAAGTTCGTGCTCACTGGCTACCGGCCGGCCAGCAGCGGCTCGGGCTGCCTTCGTAGCCTCTTCTACATGCACAACGAGCTGGGCAACATCTACACGCACG GACTGGCCCTGCTGGGCTTCCTGGTGCTGCTGCCCATGACCATGCCCTGGGGTCAGCTGGGCGAGGATGGCTGGCTGTGGGGCACACATTGTGTGGCCTGCCTGGCACCCCCTGCAGGCTCTGTGCTCTATCACCTCTTCATGTGCCACAGAGGGGGCAGCCCTGTGTACACCCGGCTCCTTGCCCTGGATATGTGTGGGGTCTGCCTCATCAACACTCTCG GGGCCCTGCCCATCATCCACTGCACCCTGGCCTGCCGGCCCTGGCTGCGCCCCGCTGCCCTGCTGGGCTACACCCTGCTGTCGGGTGTAGCTGGTTGGCGGGCCCTCACCGCCCCCTCCACCAGTGCCCGGCTCCGCGCCTTTGGCTGGCAGGCTGGCGCTCGCCTCCTGGTGTTTGGGGCCCGGGGAGCGGGGCTGGGCTCCGGGGCTCCAGGCTCCCTGCGCTGCTACTTGCGCATGGATGCGCTGGCACTGCTTGGGGGGCTGGTGAACGTGGCCCGCCTGCCGGAGCGCTGGGGACCTGGCCGCTTCGACTACTGGGGTAACTCGCACCAGATCATGCACCTGCTCAGCGTGGGCTCTATCCTCCAGCTGCATGCTGGCGTCGTGCCCGACCTGCTCTGGGCTGCCCGGCATACCTGCCTCCCGGACTGA